In Gulosibacter molinativorax, a single window of DNA contains:
- a CDS encoding solute symporter family protein — protein MNVQQALAQAVETIENNPLLNISIFIAFVAITLFIVVRVSRRNQSAADYYAGGRSFSGTQNGFAISGDYLSAASFLGVTGAIAINGYDGFLYSIGFLVAWLVALLLVAELMRNTGKFTMADVLSFRLKQRPVRMAAATTTLAVCFFYLLAQMAGAGGLVSLLLGIDDKVGQSLVVAVVGVLMIVYVLIGGMKGTTWVQIIKAWLLIGAALLMTLWVLTMHGFNFGSVLEHAVDVSEKGAEILAPGLQYGGKELDFISLGLALVLGTAGLPHVLMRFYTVPTAKEARKSVVWAIWLIGAFFLFALVMGYGAAALVGPDTILNSPGGVNSAAPLLALKLGGPVMMAIVSAIAFATILAVVAGLALTAAASFAHDIYGSVIKKGKASPETEVRVGKITVVVLGIVAIIGGIGVQGQNIAFLVALAFAVAASANLPTIIYSLYWKKFTTRGAVLSMYGGLASALLLIAFSPVVSGTETSLLGADVSFAIFPLANPGIISIPLGFFLGWLGTVTSKRAEDAALAAEMEVRSLTGHGAEAAVEH, from the coding sequence ATGAACGTCCAGCAAGCCCTCGCGCAAGCCGTCGAGACCATCGAGAACAATCCCCTGCTGAACATCTCGATCTTCATCGCGTTCGTCGCCATCACCCTGTTCATCGTCGTGCGAGTGAGCCGCCGCAACCAGTCGGCCGCCGACTATTACGCGGGCGGTCGCTCGTTCTCCGGCACTCAGAACGGCTTCGCGATCTCGGGCGACTATCTTTCCGCCGCATCCTTCCTGGGCGTCACCGGCGCCATCGCGATCAACGGTTATGACGGCTTCCTCTACTCCATCGGCTTCCTCGTCGCCTGGCTCGTCGCGCTCCTGCTCGTCGCCGAGCTGATGCGCAACACCGGCAAGTTCACGATGGCCGATGTACTCTCCTTCCGCCTCAAGCAGCGCCCGGTGCGGATGGCCGCGGCGACAACGACGCTCGCCGTGTGCTTCTTCTACCTGCTCGCACAGATGGCCGGGGCCGGTGGGCTCGTCTCGCTCCTGCTCGGGATCGACGACAAGGTCGGCCAGAGCCTCGTGGTCGCAGTCGTTGGCGTACTCATGATCGTCTACGTCCTGATCGGAGGGATGAAGGGTACCACCTGGGTGCAGATCATCAAGGCCTGGCTGCTCATCGGCGCCGCCCTGCTCATGACGCTCTGGGTGCTCACGATGCACGGCTTCAACTTCGGCAGCGTGCTGGAGCACGCAGTGGATGTGTCGGAGAAGGGCGCGGAGATCCTCGCGCCGGGTCTGCAATACGGCGGCAAGGAGCTCGACTTCATCTCGCTCGGGCTCGCGCTCGTGCTCGGTACCGCGGGTCTCCCCCACGTCCTGATGCGCTTCTACACCGTCCCGACCGCAAAGGAAGCCCGCAAGTCGGTAGTCTGGGCGATCTGGCTGATCGGCGCCTTCTTCCTGTTCGCCCTCGTCATGGGCTACGGCGCCGCCGCGCTCGTCGGCCCGGACACCATCCTGAACTCGCCTGGCGGCGTCAACTCGGCCGCGCCTCTGCTCGCACTGAAGCTGGGCGGACCAGTCATGATGGCGATCGTCTCGGCAATCGCATTCGCCACGATCCTCGCGGTCGTCGCGGGCCTCGCGCTCACCGCCGCGGCCTCGTTTGCCCACGACATCTACGGCAGCGTCATTAAGAAGGGCAAGGCCTCCCCCGAGACCGAGGTGCGAGTCGGCAAGATCACCGTCGTCGTGCTCGGCATCGTCGCGATCATCGGCGGCATCGGTGTCCAGGGCCAGAACATCGCCTTCCTCGTCGCCCTCGCGTTCGCGGTGGCGGCCTCGGCGAACCTACCCACGATCATCTACTCCCTCTACTGGAAGAAGTTCACGACCCGAGGTGCGGTGCTCAGCATGTACGGCGGGCTCGCGAGCGCCCTCCTACTCATCGCTTTCTCCCCTGTCGTCTCCGGTACGGAGACCTCGCTGCTCGGCGCGGACGTGAGTTTTGCGATCTTCCCGCTCGCGAACCCCGGCATCATCTCGATTCCGCTCGGCTTCTTCCTCGGATGGCTCGGCACCGTTACGTCGAAGCGTGCTGAGGATGCGGCGCTCGCGGCCGAAATGGAGGTCCGCTCTCTGACCGGTCACGGCGCGGAGGCGGCGGTCGAGCACTAG
- a CDS encoding DUF485 domain-containing protein yields the protein MHDANNVPPNGTIDYEKFQQTPKFQRLRKKQRSFVFPMTAFFLAWYFAFVLLGAYAPEFMATPVFGMINLGLLLGLGQFITTFAITMWYVRFANSKLDPDSAELREELTAIENGEQLEVVERA from the coding sequence ATGCACGACGCCAATAACGTGCCACCGAACGGCACGATCGATTACGAGAAATTCCAACAAACCCCCAAGTTCCAGCGCCTGCGCAAGAAGCAGCGCTCGTTCGTCTTCCCGATGACGGCGTTCTTCCTCGCGTGGTACTTCGCCTTCGTTTTGCTCGGCGCCTACGCGCCCGAGTTCATGGCCACTCCGGTCTTCGGGATGATCAACCTCGGACTGCTGCTTGGCCTCGGCCAGTTCATCACGACGTTCGCGATCACGATGTGGTACGTCCGGTTCGCCAACTCGAAGCTCGATCCGGACTCCGCCGAGCTTCGTGAGGAGCTCACGGCCATCGAAAACGGCGAGCAGCTCGAGGTGGTGGAGCGCGCATGA
- a CDS encoding AMP-binding protein: MTTHATWTDSIENREQFWLEAAELIDWTKKPTRALAQHSETSWEWFPDGELNTCFNAVDRHVLAGNGNRTAVIYDSAMTGTQSRITYAELQDHVARFAGALRASGVQKGDRVLIYLPMIPEAIISMLACARIGAVHSVVFGGFAASELAVRINDAAPKVIVTTSGGLEPKRVVEYLPIVDRALHASTGTVTTVIVADRERIAGSAADYQGGEVEYLDWKEAEAKAEPVAPVPVEATHPAYILYTSGTTGNPKGIVRDTGGHAVALTRSMGSIYGIEPGDVFWSASDVGWVVGHSYIVYAPLLAGATTVIYEGKPVGTPDAGAFFRVVEEYGVKVLFTAPTALRSIRREDPELEYAGQCDISSLDALFLAGERLDTETYHWANDGLHCPVIDHWWQTETGWAIAANQRGTELLPTKPGSCTLPCPGVDLRILDAGGEEVTEPGAEGNIALKLPLPPGYLKTVWGAPERFHSSYLEEFPGYYSTGDSGYVDEDGYVFVTGRTDDVINVAGHRIAAGSIEESLVQHEAVAEAAVVGVRDNLKGHRAYGVVTLKHGFDVAAEGLERELIAHVRDTIGPVAAFKDVAIVSRLPKTRSGKVLRKTIRQILDGEDYKVPATIEDRSTLDEITALGPANPDIPHTQSVAVPIAV; this comes from the coding sequence ATGACGACCCACGCCACTTGGACCGACAGCATCGAGAATCGGGAGCAATTCTGGCTCGAGGCAGCCGAGCTCATCGACTGGACGAAGAAGCCCACTCGGGCCCTCGCCCAACACTCCGAGACCTCGTGGGAGTGGTTTCCCGACGGCGAGCTCAACACGTGCTTCAACGCCGTCGACCGGCACGTGCTCGCGGGCAACGGCAACCGCACCGCCGTCATCTATGACTCGGCGATGACCGGCACGCAATCGCGCATCACCTACGCCGAGCTGCAGGATCACGTCGCCCGATTCGCCGGCGCACTCCGCGCATCCGGCGTGCAGAAGGGCGATCGCGTCCTGATCTACCTACCGATGATTCCCGAGGCGATCATCTCGATGCTCGCCTGCGCCCGCATCGGCGCCGTGCACTCGGTCGTCTTTGGCGGCTTCGCCGCGAGCGAGCTCGCCGTGCGCATCAACGACGCGGCGCCGAAGGTGATCGTCACAACCTCGGGCGGCCTCGAGCCAAAGCGAGTCGTCGAGTACTTGCCGATTGTGGACCGGGCGCTGCACGCATCCACCGGCACCGTCACGACCGTCATCGTCGCCGACCGCGAGCGCATCGCCGGCTCCGCCGCCGACTACCAGGGTGGCGAAGTCGAATACCTCGACTGGAAAGAGGCCGAAGCAAAGGCGGAGCCGGTCGCGCCCGTCCCGGTCGAGGCCACGCATCCTGCCTACATCCTGTATACCTCCGGTACCACCGGAAACCCGAAGGGGATCGTGCGCGACACCGGCGGGCACGCCGTGGCGCTGACCCGCTCGATGGGCTCGATCTATGGCATCGAGCCGGGGGATGTGTTCTGGTCGGCTTCCGACGTGGGCTGGGTCGTCGGCCACAGTTACATCGTCTACGCGCCGCTGCTTGCCGGTGCCACCACGGTGATCTACGAGGGCAAGCCGGTCGGTACTCCGGATGCGGGTGCGTTCTTCCGCGTCGTCGAAGAGTATGGCGTCAAGGTGCTCTTCACCGCCCCGACCGCGCTGCGGTCGATTCGTCGCGAGGATCCGGAGCTCGAGTACGCGGGCCAGTGCGACATCAGCAGCCTGGATGCGCTGTTCCTCGCGGGCGAGCGCCTCGATACCGAGACCTACCACTGGGCGAACGACGGACTCCACTGCCCCGTGATCGACCACTGGTGGCAGACCGAGACCGGCTGGGCGATCGCCGCGAATCAGCGCGGCACCGAACTGCTCCCGACGAAACCCGGCTCCTGCACCCTGCCGTGCCCCGGGGTCGACCTGCGCATCCTCGACGCGGGTGGCGAAGAAGTCACAGAGCCGGGCGCGGAGGGCAACATCGCGCTCAAGCTCCCGCTCCCGCCTGGATATCTGAAGACCGTGTGGGGCGCGCCCGAGCGCTTCCACAGCTCCTATCTCGAAGAGTTCCCGGGCTACTACTCAACTGGTGACTCGGGATACGTGGACGAGGACGGCTACGTGTTCGTCACCGGCCGCACGGATGACGTGATCAACGTTGCCGGGCACCGCATCGCCGCCGGGTCGATCGAGGAGTCGCTCGTGCAGCACGAGGCCGTCGCCGAGGCCGCGGTCGTCGGTGTGCGCGACAACCTCAAGGGCCACCGCGCGTACGGCGTCGTGACGCTGAAGCACGGCTTCGACGTCGCCGCCGAGGGCCTCGAGCGTGAACTGATTGCGCACGTGCGCGACACCATCGGCCCCGTTGCCGCGTTCAAGGACGTCGCGATCGTGTCGCGGCTGCCGAAGACCCGCTCGGGCAAGGTCCTGCGCAAGACCATCCGACAGATCCTCGACGGCGAGGATTACAAGGTTCCCGCGACCATCGAGGATCGCTCCACGCTCGACGAAATCACCGCCCTCGGGCCCGCGAATCCGGATATTCCGCACACGCAATCGGTCGCGGTACCGATCGCGGTCTAA
- a CDS encoding helix-turn-helix transcriptional regulator: MSSLRGNRTGSLAGLHVVQRRGLGGQALSFLQPRLTTDYRTARHITHDYDREVLSEGVTALLAVPVVVEGNVRGVLYGAEREGMSVANRSVERVVQAASRLQQQLRDRDQAERERLRIELRSLPTARASAPTVADLSGEKLEELRASYAELRSITASLSDPALIERMRHVESRLAALSMPTAAQEADVQLSPREVDVLGYVAIGLNNGEIAAELALAESTVKSYLATVMRKLGQRTRLGAATEARRLGLIP, from the coding sequence GTGTCGTCGCTTCGGGGGAACCGAACCGGCTCGCTCGCCGGCCTCCACGTCGTGCAGCGTCGAGGCCTCGGTGGCCAGGCGTTGAGCTTTCTGCAACCCAGGCTCACGACCGACTACCGCACCGCACGGCACATCACTCACGACTACGACCGCGAGGTGCTTTCCGAGGGAGTGACCGCACTGCTCGCGGTGCCGGTTGTCGTTGAAGGCAATGTGCGCGGCGTGTTGTACGGCGCCGAGCGTGAGGGCATGAGCGTCGCGAACCGGTCGGTCGAGCGCGTGGTGCAGGCCGCATCCCGACTCCAGCAGCAGCTGCGCGATCGCGACCAAGCCGAGCGCGAGCGGCTGCGAATCGAGCTTCGATCACTACCCACCGCGAGGGCGTCGGCACCGACCGTCGCGGATCTCTCTGGCGAAAAGCTCGAGGAGCTGCGCGCGAGCTACGCCGAACTGCGTTCCATCACCGCCTCGCTGAGCGACCCGGCACTGATCGAGCGGATGCGCCACGTCGAGTCTCGACTCGCCGCGTTGTCGATGCCAACCGCGGCACAGGAAGCCGATGTGCAGCTTTCGCCACGCGAGGTGGATGTGCTCGGTTACGTCGCCATCGGGCTCAACAACGGCGAAATCGCGGCGGAACTCGCGCTCGCCGAGTCGACGGTGAAGAGCTACCTGGCGACGGTGATGCGCAAGCTCGGCCAACGCACTCGCCTCGGCGCGGCCACCGAAGCGCGGAGGCTTGGACTCATCCCGTAA
- a CDS encoding GntR family transcriptional regulator yields the protein MRASDKAYATLRDEILSGELAPGTPMAEVEQSTRLGVSRTPVREAFSRLTGEGLLTSKSARLLVVTELTAERIRALYELRDALETRAAALAAQRRERRVFEGLREQLEAAPALLEAADGEAGIVRYFEIVDALDLAIEDAVGNSYVTGALTSARLHSALVRRLSQHDPARLRAAAREHLLVVDAILAGEAELAAAAVKVHLHNSLESALARL from the coding sequence ATGCGCGCAAGCGACAAGGCGTACGCGACGCTGCGCGACGAGATTCTTTCCGGTGAGCTCGCGCCCGGTACCCCGATGGCCGAGGTGGAGCAATCGACCCGGCTCGGCGTGAGCCGCACTCCGGTGCGCGAGGCCTTCTCCCGGCTCACCGGGGAAGGGCTGCTGACCTCGAAGTCTGCGCGGCTGCTGGTCGTCACCGAGCTCACGGCCGAGCGCATCCGCGCCCTCTACGAGCTACGCGACGCACTCGAGACGAGGGCCGCGGCACTGGCCGCGCAGCGTCGCGAACGTCGGGTTTTCGAGGGGCTGCGGGAGCAGCTCGAGGCGGCACCCGCGCTCCTCGAAGCTGCGGATGGCGAGGCCGGCATCGTTCGCTACTTCGAGATCGTGGATGCGCTCGATCTCGCGATCGAGGATGCGGTCGGCAACTCCTACGTCACCGGTGCGTTGACGAGCGCGCGCCTGCACTCGGCGCTCGTGCGCCGTCTCTCCCAACACGATCCGGCACGGCTCCGAGCCGCGGCGCGCGAGCACCTGCTCGTCGTCGACGCCATTCTTGCGGGGGAGGCCGAGCTCGCGGCCGCCGCCGTCAAAGTCCACCTGCACAACAGCCTCGAAAGCGCCCTCGCGCGCCTTTGA
- a CDS encoding MmgE/PrpD family protein: MKQHEVRVYKSEENLAREDQLAWKIAQVATDPVEVTEEVTDMVINRVIDNASVAAASLNRAPIVAARGQATSHPASRHGEGATIFGLAESERTSPEWAAWVNGVAVRELDYHDTFLAAEYSHPGDNIPSITAVAQHAATSRGLTGRELVRGIATGYEIQVDLVKAICLHEHKIDHVAHLGPSAAAGIGTLLGLDTETIFQAVGQALHTTTATRQSRKGEISTWKAHAPAFAGKMAVEAVDRAMRGQTSPTPIYEGEDGVIAWLLNGPEARYSVPLPDAGEAKRAILDTYTKEHSAEYQAQAWIDLARKLHREHPELVAHPENIASVLIKTSHHTHYVIGSGANDPQKYDPTASRETLDHSIPFIFTVALQDGAWHHVDSYSPERAGRPDTVELWQKVTTVEDAEWTRRYHSLDIAEKAFGGAVEITLTDGTVIRDEIAVADAHPLGARPFAREQYIEKFRTLATDILGDAEVERFLDVAQRLPELKAEELGQLTIVAAPGLLVASPNTGLF, encoded by the coding sequence ATGAAACAGCACGAAGTCCGCGTCTACAAGTCCGAAGAGAACCTCGCGCGCGAAGACCAGCTCGCGTGGAAGATCGCCCAGGTCGCGACCGACCCCGTCGAGGTCACCGAAGAGGTCACCGACATGGTAATCAACCGCGTGATCGACAACGCCTCCGTGGCCGCCGCATCCCTCAACCGTGCCCCGATCGTGGCCGCGCGCGGGCAGGCGACCTCCCACCCTGCATCCCGCCACGGCGAGGGTGCGACGATCTTCGGCCTCGCGGAGTCGGAGCGCACGAGCCCCGAGTGGGCCGCGTGGGTCAACGGCGTCGCGGTTCGTGAGCTCGACTACCACGACACGTTCCTCGCCGCCGAATACTCGCACCCGGGCGACAACATCCCGTCGATCACGGCAGTGGCGCAGCACGCCGCGACCTCGCGAGGCCTCACCGGCCGCGAGCTCGTGCGCGGTATCGCGACCGGCTACGAGATTCAGGTGGACCTCGTGAAGGCGATCTGCCTGCACGAACACAAGATCGACCACGTCGCGCACCTCGGCCCGTCGGCCGCGGCCGGTATTGGCACACTTCTCGGCCTCGACACCGAGACGATCTTCCAGGCCGTTGGCCAGGCGCTGCACACGACCACCGCGACGCGCCAGTCGCGCAAGGGTGAGATCTCGACGTGGAAGGCGCACGCCCCGGCGTTCGCGGGCAAGATGGCCGTCGAGGCGGTCGACCGTGCGATGCGCGGGCAGACGAGCCCGACCCCCATTTACGAGGGCGAAGACGGTGTCATCGCGTGGCTGCTGAACGGCCCGGAGGCACGCTACTCCGTGCCGCTGCCGGACGCGGGCGAGGCGAAGCGCGCGATCCTCGACACCTACACCAAGGAACACTCGGCCGAGTACCAGGCCCAGGCCTGGATTGACCTCGCTCGTAAGCTGCACCGCGAGCACCCGGAGCTGGTTGCGCATCCCGAGAACATCGCGTCGGTGCTCATCAAGACCTCGCACCACACGCACTACGTGATCGGCTCGGGCGCGAACGACCCGCAGAAGTACGACCCGACCGCGTCGCGCGAGACGCTCGACCACTCGATTCCGTTCATCTTCACCGTCGCGCTGCAGGATGGCGCGTGGCACCACGTCGACTCCTACTCGCCCGAGCGCGCTGGCCGTCCCGACACCGTCGAGCTGTGGCAGAAGGTCACGACGGTCGAAGATGCCGAATGGACGCGTCGCTACCACTCGCTGGACATCGCTGAGAAGGCATTCGGCGGTGCGGTGGAAATCACCCTGACCGATGGCACCGTCATCCGTGACGAGATCGCGGTCGCGGATGCGCATCCGCTCGGCGCGCGCCCCTTCGCGCGTGAGCAATACATCGAGAAATTCCGCACCCTCGCTACCGACATCCTTGGGGATGCTGAGGTTGAGCGCTTCCTCGACGTCGCGCAGCGCCTGCCCGAGCTCAAGGCGGAGGAACTCGGCCAGCTCACGATCGTCGCCGCGCCGGGCCTGCTCGTGGCGAGCCCCAACACCGGTCTCTTCTAA
- the prpB gene encoding methylisocitrate lyase — MLYAKNTPAQKRANFRAQLASGELLRFPGAFNPLSARMIEDKGFDGVYVSGAVLAADLGLPDIGLTTLSEVAGRGKQIARMTELPTIIDADTGFGEPMNVARTVQELEDAGLAGCHIEDQINPKRCGHLDGKQVVDSETATKRIRAAVDARRDENFLIMARTDIRAAEGLDAALDRAKELVDAGADAIFPEAMRTLEEFEAMRAAVDVPLLANMTEFGKSELFSVDELRNVGMNLVIWPVSMLRISMGATGRALDALTEVGHLRDKLDEMQHRADLYELLDYEAYNHFDTSVFNFRVER, encoded by the coding sequence GTGCTGTACGCAAAGAACACCCCGGCCCAGAAGCGCGCGAACTTCCGCGCACAGCTTGCCAGCGGCGAACTGCTGCGATTCCCGGGCGCCTTCAACCCGCTTTCGGCGCGCATGATCGAGGACAAGGGCTTCGACGGCGTCTATGTCTCCGGCGCCGTGCTCGCTGCCGACCTCGGCTTGCCCGATATCGGGCTCACCACGCTGTCTGAGGTTGCTGGCCGCGGCAAGCAGATCGCGCGGATGACCGAGCTGCCGACGATCATCGACGCCGACACCGGTTTCGGTGAACCCATGAACGTCGCTCGCACCGTGCAGGAACTCGAGGACGCTGGCCTTGCCGGCTGCCACATCGAGGACCAGATCAACCCCAAGCGCTGCGGTCACCTCGACGGCAAACAGGTGGTCGACTCAGAGACCGCGACCAAGCGCATCCGCGCCGCCGTTGACGCGCGTCGCGACGAGAACTTCCTCATTATGGCCCGCACCGATATTCGGGCGGCCGAGGGACTCGATGCCGCGCTCGACCGCGCGAAGGAACTCGTGGATGCGGGGGCCGATGCGATCTTCCCGGAGGCGATGCGCACGCTCGAGGAGTTCGAGGCGATGCGGGCGGCGGTCGATGTGCCGCTGCTCGCCAACATGACGGAGTTCGGCAAGAGCGAGCTGTTCTCGGTGGATGAGCTGCGGAACGTCGGCATGAACCTCGTGATTTGGCCCGTTTCGATGCTGCGCATCTCGATGGGGGCAACCGGGCGCGCGCTTGACGCTCTCACCGAAGTTGGACACCTGCGTGACAAGCTCGACGAGATGCAGCACCGTGCTGATCTCTACGAACTCCTCGACTACGAGGCCTACAACCACTTCGACACCTCCGTATTCAACTTCCGGGTCGAGCGCTAG
- a CDS encoding bifunctional 2-methylcitrate synthase/citrate synthase, protein MEEKEIYKGLAGVPVDYTAISKVNPETNSLLYRGYPVQDLAAKLSFEEVALLLWNGELPTEAELAEFVAEERAGRALDATLKGIIDTLPTDGHPMDVVRTAVSVIGAQDPETETNTPESNLAKSKRLFAALPAVVAYDQRRRRGQDVVAPRDDLDYSQNFLWMAFGEEAAPEVVDAFRVSMVLYAEHSFNASTFTARVIASTTSDLYSAVTGAIGALKGALHGGANEAVMHTFAEIGTAENVKPWLDDALANKKKIMGFGHRVYKHGDSRVPTMQAAMERMIAYYDRQDMLDLYRTLAAEFVERKGIHPNLDYPAGPTYHLMGFDTPTFTPLFVASRVTGWTAHIMEQNASNALIRPLSVYNGPDQRELP, encoded by the coding sequence ATGGAAGAGAAGGAAATCTATAAGGGTCTCGCCGGTGTGCCGGTGGACTACACCGCGATCTCCAAGGTGAACCCCGAGACGAACTCGCTGCTGTACCGCGGTTACCCGGTGCAGGATCTCGCCGCGAAGCTCAGCTTCGAAGAGGTCGCGCTGCTGCTGTGGAACGGTGAGCTGCCGACGGAGGCAGAGCTCGCCGAATTCGTGGCGGAGGAGCGAGCTGGCCGTGCGCTTGACGCGACGCTCAAGGGCATCATCGACACGCTGCCGACTGACGGGCACCCGATGGATGTGGTCCGCACCGCCGTTTCGGTGATCGGCGCACAGGACCCCGAGACCGAGACGAACACGCCGGAGTCGAACCTCGCGAAGTCGAAGCGACTGTTCGCCGCCCTGCCCGCGGTCGTGGCCTACGACCAGCGTCGTCGGCGGGGACAGGACGTGGTGGCTCCGCGCGATGACCTCGACTACTCGCAGAACTTCCTATGGATGGCCTTCGGAGAGGAGGCTGCGCCTGAGGTGGTGGATGCGTTCCGCGTCTCGATGGTGCTGTACGCCGAGCACTCGTTCAACGCATCCACTTTCACCGCCCGCGTGATTGCGTCGACGACCTCGGACCTCTACAGCGCTGTCACCGGCGCGATCGGTGCGCTCAAGGGCGCCCTGCATGGTGGCGCGAACGAGGCCGTCATGCATACCTTCGCCGAGATCGGCACCGCCGAGAACGTCAAGCCATGGCTCGATGACGCGCTCGCGAACAAGAAGAAGATCATGGGCTTCGGCCACCGCGTCTACAAGCACGGCGACTCGCGCGTGCCGACGATGCAGGCGGCGATGGAACGGATGATCGCATACTACGACCGCCAGGACATGCTCGATCTCTACCGGACTCTTGCGGCGGAGTTCGTCGAGCGAAAGGGCATCCACCCGAACCTCGACTACCCGGCGGGCCCGACGTACCACCTCATGGGCTTCGATACGCCGACTTTCACGCCGCTGTTCGTCGCGTCGCGTGTGACCGGCTGGACCGCGCACATCATGGAGCAGAACGCGTCGAACGCGCTGATCCGCCCGCTCTCGGTGTACAACGGCCCGGACCAGCGCGAGCTGCCGTAG
- a CDS encoding TerC/Alx family metal homeostasis membrane protein — MGHVDIWVWLISVAVIVGFFVFDFYSHVKHAHVPSIKESGLWTLFYVAMAFVFMLIIAWLWDWKHAGDFIAGYATEKALSVDNLFVFLMIMTGFKVPKLAQQKALLIGIAMALVFRTIFIIAGAWILNELSWVFYIFGAWLLFMAIRQFRDSFDESDPEMPKWVSKIGKFIPASESYNGDKWTIVENGKKLFTPLVLVVVALGMTDILFALDSIPAIFGITQEPYLVFMANALALLGLRQMYFLLDAMLSRLVFLDLGIAFILGFIGVKLVFHAMHVNELSWINGGEPIEWAPEIPTWFSLLFIFGVLLIATIASLIYSREGGPADRKEAAAAAAAEVEAASEAASASAAGAGAGSGSGSDAAGGSNADGGSDAGPGSDAGAADATSAAGTGSNADGGSDASANDVNGSASPETEANGAPGGGEARA, encoded by the coding sequence ATGGGTCATGTCGATATTTGGGTCTGGCTAATCAGCGTCGCCGTAATCGTCGGCTTCTTTGTCTTTGACTTCTATTCGCACGTCAAACACGCCCACGTTCCCTCGATCAAGGAATCGGGCCTCTGGACGCTCTTCTACGTCGCCATGGCGTTCGTGTTCATGCTGATCATTGCCTGGCTCTGGGACTGGAAGCATGCCGGCGACTTCATCGCGGGTTACGCGACTGAAAAAGCGCTCTCGGTCGACAACCTCTTTGTCTTCCTCATGATCATGACGGGCTTCAAGGTACCGAAACTCGCGCAGCAAAAGGCGCTGCTCATCGGGATCGCGATGGCCCTGGTCTTCCGCACGATCTTCATCATCGCCGGCGCCTGGATCCTCAACGAGCTCTCGTGGGTCTTCTACATTTTCGGCGCTTGGCTGCTATTCATGGCGATCCGCCAGTTCCGCGACTCCTTCGACGAATCCGATCCCGAGATGCCGAAGTGGGTCTCGAAGATCGGCAAGTTCATCCCGGCTTCCGAGAGCTACAACGGCGACAAGTGGACGATCGTCGAGAACGGCAAGAAGCTGTTCACTCCCCTTGTGCTCGTCGTCGTCGCGCTTGGGATGACCGACATCCTCTTCGCGCTCGACTCGATTCCTGCGATCTTCGGCATTACGCAGGAGCCGTACCTCGTGTTCATGGCGAACGCGCTCGCGCTGCTCGGTCTGCGCCAGATGTACTTCCTCCTCGACGCGATGCTCTCGCGCCTCGTCTTCCTCGACCTGGGTATCGCGTTCATCCTCGGCTTCATCGGCGTCAAGCTAGTGTTCCACGCGATGCACGTCAACGAACTCTCTTGGATCAACGGTGGCGAGCCCATCGAGTGGGCCCCCGAGATTCCGACGTGGTTCTCACTGCTGTTTATCTTCGGCGTGCTGCTCATCGCGACCATTGCATCCCTTATCTACTCGCGTGAGGGCGGCCCGGCCGACCGGAAGGAAGCTGCGGCTGCGGCGGCGGCTGAAGTTGAGGCTGCCTCGGAAGCTGCCTCGGCGTCGGCTGCTGGTGCTGGTGCTGGTTCTGGTTCTGGTTCGGATGCGGCTGGCGGCTCGAATGCGGATGGCGGCTCGGATGCAGGCCCCGGCTCGGATGCAGGCGCTGCGGACGCCACCTCGGCCGCGGGTACCGGCTCGAATGCGGATGGCGGCTCGGATGCTTCGGCCAACGACGTGAATGGGTCAGCATCTCCGGAAACCGAGGCGAACGGCGCACCGGGCGGCGGCGAAGCCCGCGCGTGA
- a CDS encoding histidine phosphatase family protein: MRIGLIRHGETDWNAQMKLQGTTDIPLNERGVEQAEDAARLLRGSDWTRIVASPLGRARHTAEIIAAALGLEPPILIPELVERSFGVLEGEHVYRVDGSRTAIDHPSVETVDATLTRAFAAFDSIAAQFPNENVLALTHGSVIRLALDQLLEWRAPHISNVALSVLESNPDSVLGYTVRSANGYPVYPQ; this comes from the coding sequence ATGCGCATTGGACTGATTCGTCACGGCGAAACCGATTGGAACGCCCAGATGAAGTTGCAGGGCACCACCGATATTCCGCTCAACGAGCGCGGTGTCGAGCAGGCTGAGGATGCGGCCAGGTTGCTTCGCGGGAGCGACTGGACCCGAATCGTGGCCTCGCCGCTGGGTCGCGCCCGCCACACCGCCGAAATCATCGCCGCGGCCTTGGGACTCGAGCCGCCCATCCTCATCCCGGAACTGGTCGAGCGAAGCTTCGGCGTGCTGGAAGGCGAACACGTGTACCGGGTCGATGGCAGCCGAACGGCCATCGACCACCCGTCTGTAGAAACGGTGGATGCGACACTCACCCGGGCCTTCGCGGCATTTGACTCGATCGCGGCGCAGTTCCCGAATGAGAATGTGCTGGCGTTGACGCACGGGTCGGTGATCCGGCTAGCGCTCGATCAATTACTGGAATGGCGCGCACCGCACATCTCGAACGTGGCGCTGTCGGTGCTGGAATCGAACCCAGATTCGGTGCTCGGATACACCGTCCGATCGGCGAATGGGTACCCCGTCTATCCACAGTGA